The sequence GAACAGCAGCGATGATATCCGTGACAGCGACAGGGATGCGCTTCATATCCTGCCACTGTCGATGTTGCCTTTCGAGACGCCGGGGCTAAAACGCGCCCGGATGATCAAGAACGTGCGCCTGGAAAGCGTGATCGAGCTTTTTTCAGAAGAAGGCACCGGCAGCGGTCAAATGGATATCCGCGACATTGGCCAGGAATTCGGCTGGCCAGATGATCAAATCCACCCCGATCTGGTCATGCTGCGCAAACTGGCACTGCTGCCCAGTTTCGATGTCTACAGCTTGCGTATTTCCCTTCGCCAGCAGGGTATTGATGTGGAAAACCAAGATGCCCTGAAACTATCTGATGCCAAAACCCGTGATCTGACCGCCTATATGACCGGCTTCACCCACGCGCTGATCAAGGAAATTTACGGCTCCAGTGATATCAATATCGAAAGTTTCAACGACATCATCGCCCTGTTCCGCGATCCCGATATCAAAAAGGCGAAGGAGCAACTCGACGTTATGGCCAGCAAACTTGGCATTGGTCTGGCTGAAATTCCCACCTTCCTTGAAGATTATGGCGACATCTTCCTGTCCCTTTCCTATTACCGGCAATCGCTGGATGAAATTGAACCGGTGATCGAGGAATTCTTAGGCTCCATGGATGAAATCCGTTCCAACTGGCAGTTAAAGCAGGATCAGAATCTGATGCGGACCTGCAAGATGCTGCAATCGACCATCAATGAACTGATGGCCGAAATCACCGGCCGCTTTGAAAACTTTGAGCAGGGCACCAAGGATTTATGGAACGATATTTCCGCCAAGCGCTTCCAGCGGGTGAAGTCCCTGATCGAGAGCTATCACACCACCATTGGCGGCGTGCTGTGCGCGCTCAGTGTCAAGATTGACGCCTGGCATAACCTGTTCCCCAGTCATGATACGGGCGGCCCGGTCAAACGCGCTGAATTTATCATGTCTGAAATGAAACAGGGCATCGAGAACATTCAGAAAATTGAAACCTCGGCACCGATGCTGGCAGGCCTCGATGATGATGATGATGGAGTCGAGGCAGAGGAAACAAAAGACGAAACCTAAGTCAGGATTGTCCCGACAGGTAGATCGAAACCGCGTAAGAAATCTTCCCCCGCCATCGCTCCCCGCCCCTGTTTTTGCACCCGCAGCAATGTCAACGCGCCCTCCCCGCAAGCAATACTGGGCGAGCCGTCAAGAACCTCACCGGCCGCGCCTGACTGGTTGCTTACCGACGCAGCCAACACTTTGACGCGGGTTCGGGCATGTTCAAACCAGACACCCGGCCACGGGTTAAGGCCGCGCACCTGACGTTCCAGTTCGACCGCAGGCAAACGCCAGTCCATACGACCCTCCACACGCTCCAGCTTGGCGGCGTAAGTGATCCCTTGCTGACTTTGCGGTGTCGCGCTGAGGGTGCCCTGATCGCACGCCTCAAGGGCGCGCACAATTAATTCTGCGCCCATTTCGGCAAGCCGGTCATGAAGATCTTCCGCCGTTGTTCCGGATGTGATCGGGGTTTCCCGGGCAAGCAGCATGGCACCCGTATCCAGCCCCTCATCCATGGCCATAATGGTCACCCCGCTTTTATCATCACCGGCAATAATGGCGCGCTGGATAGGCGCCGCGCCGCGCCAGCGTGGCAACAGCGAGGCGTGAATATTCAAACACCCCAGCCTGGGCGCATCGAGTACGGGCTTTGGTAAAATCAGACCGTAAGCGGCAACGATACAGGCATCGGCCTTCAAATCTGCGAAGGCCTGCTGCTCTGTTGCGTCTTTCAGGGACTTTGGCGTCCTCACCTGTAAGCCGTGATCAAGGGCGAAAGCATGGACCGGACAAGGTGTCTCCTTATGACCGCGACCGGCTGGTCTGGGTGGTTGAGCATAGACACAAACAATTTTATGGCCGGCGTCAATAAGCGCCTGCAAGGCGGCGACGGAAAAATCCGGACTGCCCATGAAGATCAGGTTGAGCTTGCTCGTCATCCCGCAGCTTCTTGTTTTTTGATTTTCATGAGCTTGCGCAAAATCATGTTGCGCTTCAGGGCCGAAATATGATCAACGAACAAAATACCGTCCAGGTGGTCGATTTCGTGCTGGATGCAAACGGCGAGGATGCCTTCGGCGTCCATTTCACGAATTTCATTCTCATGATCCAGATAGCGCACCCGCACCCTGTCCGGGCGGATGACTTCGGAATATTGCTCGGGCAAAGACAGACAGCCTTCCTCGTGGGCCAGATCATCATCAGAGACTTCGATGATTTCAGGATTGGCCAGGCGCAGGGGGCTGGATTCTTCTTCCTCTTTGGCCGCATCGACAACAATAACACGTTTTTGCACACCGATCTGGGGCGCCGCCAGGCCGATGCCATGGGCGACATGCATACTTTCAAGCATATCGTCCATCAGCGTGCGGATCTCGTCATCAACATGCTCGACGGGTTTGCTTTTAAGTTTCAGGCGCGGGTCAGGTGCGACAATGATCGGATAGACAGTCATAAAATTTCAATCGGTTATTGCGGATTCGGGGACAATATTTCAGAAGCCGCTATCATAGTCCAGATTAAGGGTTGCGCTTCAGTATGCTTTATGTCGGAAAATGGACATTAAGGCGTATTTTACAACGATAAAATTATTCCAAAGGCTGGGGAATTAAAGGTTTATCGGGGGATTAAGATGAATTCAACAAACATGGAAACAGCGCGTCAACACGCGTTGGAGCAAACGCTCAGCGGTGTCCCTGCACGAACAAGTAATCAATTTTTTGGCGTCGGACCGATCACCGATATGACGGCCGATGAAGTAGACGCCCGCGCCCTTCGCAAAGAGTTTGAACGCTGGCTGGAAACCACCTACCCGAAGCGAGACGACAAGGGCAACGTCATTGGTCATTTCACAGCTGCCGAACTTGGCCGTGGTATGCACCGTGGCTACCCGGCCGACAAAGTCCTGCTTGATATGATGACGGAAATTCATCGTTATTTTGATTTTCATGCCAGCATCAAAATTGCCGTGGGCCTTGGTGGCGGTCATAGCGGCTTTACGGTAGCGGCGCTGCATCTTGTCTCGGCCAACAAGCCGAAGCAGCATATTTTTGTTGATACCCCCAGGCCAGAAACCGAGATTGCCAAACAATCAGGCTTCTTTCGCCAGTCCTGGGGCGCGCAACTTACAGAGATGATGAAATATTCAGAAAACGGCTCTGTCGAGCGGCTGCATTTTTCTGATGACGAAGGGGCCATCCCGTCTGCCGAAGCCATGAACGATATGGGCATTAAGCTGTTCTTCGGGGTCGGCCATGAAACAACCGGGGCGACCACCTATACCCAGCAGGAAATCAAAAATCTGCTCGCCTGGATCGATTTAAATCCGCAGGAACATCACGCCGTTATCGATGCCACATCGATGTTGGGGGCGATGCCCTGGGACACGGATGTGGTGGCGCAGGTGATGAGCAAGTGTTGCATGTTCACACCGTTTCAAAAGGCCATTGGCGGGGTTTCCGGGTACTTCATTTTTTCCATGACCGCCGTCGCCATGGCGATGATTGACGACAACATGAAAGACCCGTCCTGGGCGATCCCCAGGCAGCTTAAAATTGCCGTTCCGACGGATCCGAAAATGCCCCTGAGCAGTGACATCACAACAAGTCTTGGTCCGATCTATGATCCCGCCAACAACACCATGATGGGCGGTATTATCAATACCTTCAGCACCCTGGCGTTTGCTGAAACCACATTTGCCGTCCTGCATAACGAAAAGCAGATCGGCGACGTCAAAACCCTTAACGCGCGGGCCATGGAAAACAGGCAGTTTGTCTCTGACTGGGTCGATGCAAACCCGCTTTTTGAACTGGGCGTCAAAAACCCGGACTCACGCGGCGCTGCCGTCACCCTTCTGAAAATCACCGACGCCGATATCAGTGACCCGGATATGCATGTGCGCGTTATTGCCGAAAGCAAGAAGATGCTCGGCTATGAAGGGTTGACGCACCCGGGCGGCGACCATGAAAAAGGTCTTGATGTCGCCCGTTATGTCAATGCCTTCCCCGGCACCGACGGTGATTTCCGGGCCTGGATCGGTGGCATTCGCCCGGTTGCCGATATAAAGGCGCTATTGGAAAATCTGGAATATTGTTATCACCGGGCAAAAATTCTGGTCCTCGAACAGGAACTGCAAAAAGACGGCAAGACATTCTCCCAGGCGGCTTCCGGCGCATCTGATAAAACCCGCCGTGATGACCCGAACCGCGCTTATAAAGTCCTTATCGCCGACTTGGTCGGGATGCGCTTTGATGATCAGGGCAATCCGGATTTCAGCGAGGCAAAAGCCCATGTTGAAGCCCGCGAGGGCATCTTTCATGAAGGCTCGCAAAAGGACGCCGGCAGTCTTGAGGTCGGCAAGCTGCATTTCTTCTACGAGCCGTCCCTCTGCACCCAGGACGAGCTGCTCGCTGCGACAGGTCAGGCCCAGTATGACGCCGTCATTGCCGCTGCAACCTTCCTTCCGGCTGCCTCGAAGTTTGAATGTGGCGGTGTCCGCATGGGCGCTGGCACCGGTAATATGGGTTCGGACAGCTGGGGTGGCGGAAATGGCTCGGGTGGATCTGCCGCGCTCATGAACACGCCGAGTTTTAACTCGCGGACAACGGCGCAAACGGCAATCAAGGCGCTGCTTAAGGTGATGCCTGACTTGCAGGTTGAAGAAATGCACAACCGGGTTGTTGAAGGCAATTTCGACACCGGCAAGAACCTGGTCGACTATCCCACCACCAAGATCGAATGCAAAACCATCGCTATTATCGGTTATGGCAACATTGGCCGCGAAGTGGCGAAGCTGGCCAAGGCCCTGGGCATGACGGTGATCATCTACGCCCGCGAGCACCATAAAGAATGGATTTTGTCGGAAGGTTTTGGCTACGCCCAAACCATCAAGGAAGCGGCGAGCGGCGCCGATGTTATCAGCCCGCATCTGGGTTTGGGGCCGCTTGACGCCGACAGCGGCTCTTTCGCCAATGAAAGATTGATTGATGCCGAGGTTTTATCGGTTATGAACCGGGGCGGCGTGGTTGTGAACTACGACCGCGGCGAACTGGTCTGTGCAAAATCCCTTGATGACGCCCTCAGCAGTGGCCAGATCAGTTACGCCGCCATCGATGCCGATTTGTTCAAGGATGCCGAAACGGGCGAGCTTTCAGGACCGATGGTGCCTTATCTGGAAATCTACCCGAAGCATATTGGTAAAATGGAACTGCTGCCCCACGCGGCCGCCGATACCGAACACGTCTCGCGGGTTGAAGCGGCGAAACAGGCCGTTGACCAGATTTATGACGTCATCCATTTCAAACGCGTCGTTAATCTGAAAGGCGACCTGCCGGAAGGTTACAGCGATGGTAAGTCGCTGACCGTTAACGGCGTTGGCAGCGTAACCCGCAAGGACATTGCAGGACTTTCCGCCAACGCGTTGCAGGATATCCGTCAGCTGACGGAAGACCTTGCGACCTTCTGGGGGGCGCTTGAGGCAACCAAAGATACGGAGCGCCGGGCAGACCTGATTGAAAGATACGCCAGCGACGCAACAAAATCCGCCAACCAGCTGTTGTCAACATTCGCCGAAAACGGGCTGCAAGGGCCATTTTATGAGTAAGCGTACGTGGCTGGGCGCAGACTCTATGACAAGGTGGCTAAATTAACGCCGTTCATTAAGTATCAACGATAGTTTCTCAAGAACCGCCTTGGGCCAACACCAAAGTCTTATAACGAAACTGAGGCGAATATGAATATTAGGTTCATCTAATGTTCATATTCGTTCTGGCATTATCCCCTCTGTCAAACACACACCCCCCTTGATGGAGATTGATTAAATGATGAAAACGACCACTCTGGCTCTTGCCCTGACCCTTGGGACCGCCGCAATTACTGCCGGTGCAGCCAACGCATCGGGTGCATTGTCTTCTGCTGAATTTCAGGACATGCTCCAGAATATTCAAACCAGACAGGCTGAACAACGCGCTTCGATCAAGACCCAGGTCCCCATGACCAGTGTCAAGTCGCACGCCGATTTTCACAACATGCTTGAGAAAATTCAGATGAAGCAGGCCAAACAGCGCGGCGAAATCAAGCAACTGGTTAGCAAAACCGGTGGAATGACGCACGCCGAGTTCCACAGCATGCTGACCAACATCAAGGTGAGCCAGGCGAAACAACGCGCCGCAATCATGAACACGGTTCGTAGCCACAACTAAAAGCCATCTACCTGACAAGCGTTCAGGTATCACCACCAGATAAAGGCCGGTCCCTTAAGGGGCCGGTCTTTTATTCACCAGTCGATGAGAGTGAGAAAAAAATCAGGCAATCGCCAGTTCGTCATCTGCACGCGCCGCTGTGCGTTCGGCGTAGTTGTGATCGGAAAATTCATTGGCAATGCGAATAAATTCGTCTTCACAGGCTACGAAAGCGTCGAGCACATCGGGATCAAAATGCCTGCCCCTGCCTTCCAACAAAATGTCACGGGCCTGCTCATGGCTAAAGGCTTCCTTGTATATCCGTTTGGAAATCAGGGCGTCATAGACATCTGCCAGGGCCATAAGCCGTCCGGAAACCGGAATGGCGTCCCCTTTAAGTCCGTACGGATAACCGCTGCCGTCCCATTTTTCGTGGTGACTTAAGCTAATTTCACGGGCGAAGTGCAAAAATGAATTCGATCCCAGTTCTTTTTCGGAAACCCTGAGCGCCTCTGCCCCAAGTTGTGGGTGGGTCTTCATGATTTCAAACTCATCGACGGTCAGTTTGCCGGGTTTGAGCAGGATATTGTCAGGGATGCCGACCTTGCCGATATCATGCAGGGGGGCTGACTTGTACAGAAGCTCGATGTTTTCATCGTTCAACACGCCCTCGAAACGCGGATGCTCCCTTAAATGTTCGGCCAACACCAGAATATAGCGCTGGGTGCGCAGGATGTGAGCGCCGGTTTCGTTGTCGCGGGTTTCAGCCAGCGAGGCCAGGGTCAGAATGGAAACATCCCGGGTGCGACGAATTTCCTCGTTACTGTCGCGCAATCCCTTGACCATGGCGTTGGTGTGAATGGCCATGACCCCAAATTCATCGTTGGTGCCGACCGGAACAAAGCCGTCCAGGTCGCCATGTGAAGCATCTTTAAGAATGCCGTTTTCGCTTTCAAGAAAGCCGCGCAGGTTGCGAACGTAAGAGTAAATAACGTTCAGAACATGGGCCAGTATGACACCGATGACAAAAGCGATTTCACCCAAAATCAGCATTTGAGCGGTCTCGTAACTCATCGTTCGGCCAACTTCCCTGAGCCAGATCAGGTCCTTGTTGATAACCAGCACGACAACGCCCATGATCGCGACAACACTGATTGAAGTAAACAGGCCGAGCTTTCCGGTCAGCGGAAAATAGTTTTCATCAACCTGCATGTGATGGCCGGTTTTGCAAAAATGTTCGACCAGCTTGCGCTGCCACTCTAACGCCAGGTCAATGGAAGCAAAGAAACCCAGGGTCGCCAGACCGACGACGATTTTCAGGCCGCTTGTCAATGGGAAACCATAGGTCAAAGTGTTGAAAATCATCAGGAAAATGCCGGAGGTCAGGAACAGGCCGTATTCACATTTGAAAACCATGAGGGTCTGATTTTGGTAGGGTGCCGGATCAACGAAGCGGGCTCGCAACGGACCGCGCAGTGCAAATTGCACGGCAAGGGCCAACAGGATCGGCACCACCAACTGGGTTACGCTCAGGGTGTCAAGAAACGGGCATACCTGAACCCCGTATACGGCTAAAATAACCGTGGCGCTCAGGTAGTGCAGGACAGCCCGCCGAGACAGTTTTTGAATTTCCACAGGGTTATCTATCCTTAAACGATCCGACGATTATTCTAACATAGGGTAGAGATTACAAAAATCTAATCATACCACTTCACATTTTTGTTATGCTCAAATGCAGATTCGCCTAACGGACAAAAAGCAACATGGATACGCTCAACCTGCTCATCACCCTGCTCGCCCTGGCCCTTGTTATCGGCGCTGTCGTTGTCATGCGCTCTGGTCAGGCACGGGCCCATGATCAGGCCCAGAGACTAAGCGATGCCCAGGCCGAACTGACCGGCAGACTGGCCCAGATGGGCGAAGCCCAGGCCACCGCCCAGACCCAGATCAACATGACCCTGGAACAACGCCTGGACGCGGTTTCCAAGCGCATTGGTGATGGCTTGAACCATCACACGGAAAAAACCGACAAGACCATGAGCAACCTGCACGAACGTCTGGCCGTGATTGACGCGGCCCAGAAAAACCTGACGAACCTGTCCGAACAGGTCGTCGGTTTGCAGGATATTCTGTCCAACAAACAAGAACGCGGCGCCTTCGGGGAAGTCCAGCTGAACAATCTTGTGTCTTCAATCTTGCCGCCTTCAGCCTTTGAGTTTCAGGCGACCTTGTCCAACGGCAAGCGCGCCGATTGTCTGTTGAAACTACCGAACCCGCCGGGTCCGATCATCGTTGACGCCAAGTTCCCGCTGGAAAGCTATCGCGCCCTGCTCGCCGCCAAGGACGAGGCGGCGCGTGTGCAGACATCACGAACTTTCAGCGCCGACATTAAAAAACACGTCCATGCTATTGCCGAACGTTACATAATCCCGGGAGAGACCGCCGAATCAGCGTTGATGTTCCTGCCGTCCGAAGCGGTTTATGCGGAACTGCATACCAACTTCCTCAACGTCGTCGATGACTCCTACCGTCAGAAAGTCTGGATCGTCTCGCCGACAACCCTGATGGCGACCCTGAACACCATTCGCGCCGTGCTCAAAGACGTCACCATGCGCGAGCAAGCTGGCCTTATTCAGTCCGAGGTCTTGAAATTGCTCGAAGACGTTGGGCGCATGGA is a genomic window of Rhodospirillaceae bacterium containing:
- a CDS encoding phosphoglycerate dehydrogenase — translated: MNSTNMETARQHALEQTLSGVPARTSNQFFGVGPITDMTADEVDARALRKEFERWLETTYPKRDDKGNVIGHFTAAELGRGMHRGYPADKVLLDMMTEIHRYFDFHASIKIAVGLGGGHSGFTVAALHLVSANKPKQHIFVDTPRPETEIAKQSGFFRQSWGAQLTEMMKYSENGSVERLHFSDDEGAIPSAEAMNDMGIKLFFGVGHETTGATTYTQQEIKNLLAWIDLNPQEHHAVIDATSMLGAMPWDTDVVAQVMSKCCMFTPFQKAIGGVSGYFIFSMTAVAMAMIDDNMKDPSWAIPRQLKIAVPTDPKMPLSSDITTSLGPIYDPANNTMMGGIINTFSTLAFAETTFAVLHNEKQIGDVKTLNARAMENRQFVSDWVDANPLFELGVKNPDSRGAAVTLLKITDADISDPDMHVRVIAESKKMLGYEGLTHPGGDHEKGLDVARYVNAFPGTDGDFRAWIGGIRPVADIKALLENLEYCYHRAKILVLEQELQKDGKTFSQAASGASDKTRRDDPNRAYKVLIADLVGMRFDDQGNPDFSEAKAHVEAREGIFHEGSQKDAGSLEVGKLHFFYEPSLCTQDELLAATGQAQYDAVIAAATFLPAASKFECGGVRMGAGTGNMGSDSWGGGNGSGGSAALMNTPSFNSRTTAQTAIKALLKVMPDLQVEEMHNRVVEGNFDTGKNLVDYPTTKIECKTIAIIGYGNIGREVAKLAKALGMTVIIYAREHHKEWILSEGFGYAQTIKEAASGADVISPHLGLGPLDADSGSFANERLIDAEVLSVMNRGGVVVNYDRGELVCAKSLDDALSSGQISYAAIDADLFKDAETGELSGPMVPYLEIYPKHIGKMELLPHAAADTEHVSRVEAAKQAVDQIYDVIHFKRVVNLKGDLPEGYSDGKSLTVNGVGSVTRKDIAGLSANALQDIRQLTEDLATFWGALEATKDTERRADLIERYASDATKSANQLLSTFAENGLQGPFYE
- a CDS encoding peptide deformylase; its protein translation is MTVYPIIVAPDPRLKLKSKPVEHVDDEIRTLMDDMLESMHVAHGIGLAAPQIGVQKRVIVVDAAKEEEESSPLRLANPEIIEVSDDDLAHEEGCLSLPEQYSEVIRPDRVRVRYLDHENEIREMDAEGILAVCIQHEIDHLDGILFVDHISALKRNMILRKLMKIKKQEAAG
- a CDS encoding HD domain-containing protein translates to MQKLSRRAVLHYLSATVILAVYGVQVCPFLDTLSVTQLVVPILLALAVQFALRGPLRARFVDPAPYQNQTLMVFKCEYGLFLTSGIFLMIFNTLTYGFPLTSGLKIVVGLATLGFFASIDLALEWQRKLVEHFCKTGHHMQVDENYFPLTGKLGLFTSISVVAIMGVVVLVINKDLIWLREVGRTMSYETAQMLILGEIAFVIGVILAHVLNVIYSYVRNLRGFLESENGILKDASHGDLDGFVPVGTNDEFGVMAIHTNAMVKGLRDSNEEIRRTRDVSILTLASLAETRDNETGAHILRTQRYILVLAEHLREHPRFEGVLNDENIELLYKSAPLHDIGKVGIPDNILLKPGKLTVDEFEIMKTHPQLGAEALRVSEKELGSNSFLHFAREISLSHHEKWDGSGYPYGLKGDAIPVSGRLMALADVYDALISKRIYKEAFSHEQARDILLEGRGRHFDPDVLDAFVACEDEFIRIANEFSDHNYAERTAARADDELAIA
- the rmuC gene encoding DNA recombination protein RmuC; the protein is MDTLNLLITLLALALVIGAVVVMRSGQARAHDQAQRLSDAQAELTGRLAQMGEAQATAQTQINMTLEQRLDAVSKRIGDGLNHHTEKTDKTMSNLHERLAVIDAAQKNLTNLSEQVVGLQDILSNKQERGAFGEVQLNNLVSSILPPSAFEFQATLSNGKRADCLLKLPNPPGPIIVDAKFPLESYRALLAAKDEAARVQTSRTFSADIKKHVHAIAERYIIPGETAESALMFLPSEAVYAELHTNFLNVVDDSYRQKVWIVSPTTLMATLNTIRAVLKDVTMREQAGLIQSEVLKLLEDVGRMEKRVSNLDNHFAQAVKDIAEIQISSAKVSKRGERIQDIELGEGNSDDQIDPPRLVPLPGGKE
- a CDS encoding methionyl-tRNA formyltransferase, with the translated sequence MTSKLNLIFMGSPDFSVAALQALIDAGHKIVCVYAQPPRPAGRGHKETPCPVHAFALDHGLQVRTPKSLKDATEQQAFADLKADACIVAAYGLILPKPVLDAPRLGCLNIHASLLPRWRGAAPIQRAIIAGDDKSGVTIMAMDEGLDTGAMLLARETPITSGTTAEDLHDRLAEMGAELIVRALEACDQGTLSATPQSQQGITYAAKLERVEGRMDWRLPAVELERQVRGLNPWPGVWFEHARTRVKVLAASVSNQSGAAGEVLDGSPSIACGEGALTLLRVQKQGRGAMAGEDFLRGFDLPVGTILT